GTGGGCTGCACGCTTCACTTAAAACACCTGAAAGCGATGGGCAGGCTGAGGCAGAAGAACCCACTAATTGAAAGGAGTGTTCGCGTCCTTTGGATGTTTTGCAGATACGAGACCAGGCCCGTTGTTAACAATcctgaaaaacattttgctgtttaaaaaaacagagcagaattGTGGGATATTGTATGTGAGCAAACaataagcattttttttaaaaaaaggcagaTCTTATCACACATGATCACAATCAACACCTCATGTTTTCCTCATGATGCACCACCCAGTGATGATTCGTCTTCATCAAGCTATCCAAAAACAAGTTTGCAAGCAAAAATGTCCCTATATCTTTCTATTTAATGGTTACCTAGAGTCCATAATTAATCTATTGTAGACCTGGCAGCAGCATGTGCAGATGGTGTAAACATTCAAACTTCAGAAATGCTCATTAAAGCAGTAGACTTGGTGAAAATGTGTTAACTGTCTCATTGGAGCAAGAATGGTATGCTGGCAACTCTGAAGCTaaaagtgggagaaaaaaaagtctgacaaCAAAGAACAAGCTGACAGAGCACCCACTGCTCCTGCAGCAGATGTGCACGTATACATGCCTGATATTTATGAATGTTTTGATGTTCATTTATTGCATGTTGGTAACTTATATGTCATTTCGACACTGTGGTTACACTTAAAACAGTTTGTGGTCATGTCTAACAGTTTGTCTAACAAGCCCTCCTACACATGTACACAGCTACATAAGTATTCCAAAGacagtttgtattttcttttatctttttggGTGATATGTTTTATAAACTCTGGGTGTTGCCATTATTGTGCATGCATGCCCACCTAGAAAACCcgttctttcattcattttttccccctcattttGATATAAATGCTTTTATTCTTGCCTCTGAAACCTCTTCTTTGAGCAACCTGTCACTTTCTTCTTGTAGAGCGTTGTTTATTTGTCTTGCCAGGAGCAACTTTCACTAATCCCACCATCATGATGTGGGGCGAACATGAATTCTCCAAATTCTTGTAAAGTCACCTTGGTGAGATAATAATTAGCCCAAACAGACTTTGAGATCTTTCTAATTTAAATGACATGAACATGCTACATGCTTTGATTAGATTTTACAACAACACTGGAAACTTTCCTTCTTAATTTGGTGCCGAATCTCACATTTGCACTGTTTCTTTTTGGCTGCTTCTATGTAGCATAACCCAGCACCCAAACATGAGTttcctcctttgtttctttttagaAAACAACAAGGCATGCCCTTAGCATAGGTGAGAGCAAGTCAACTATTATTGCTATTATCTACtctgttatgttttgttttcctgtctttcctctgtgtgtgaatgaaatgattggTAGGCACTGAAGGCTTTGCTCAGATGGAAGTTCCACCAGTTTGAGTGTAGCGCTGATGTGAAAGCGCTGTTGTAACCAATTAACCTgcaggtgaaaaaataaatatctggAGAGGTGTTGAATATCACTTTGTGTGCTCAGAATTGTCTTCCTGCATCAGGTATATGCAAACAAATGATCTCTCCCTATAATGTAACTTCAGTGGGTGgaaatgtaaatttaaaatgGGTTGGATAACACGagtttgcacatacagtacatttatcaAAACTGACAGAATTTGCTGGCACCAGTACATAAACTTAGTTGGCATTTGAACTTTTGTCTGCGTCTTTTTACCGCAAATTACAGTAATGACACTAAGTAATTAGATCTGTTTGAGGCCTATAATCAAAAGCATGTTTTACACTGTGTTTAATTAGCTTTGCTTTGCATTGTTCCATTTagtatttcaacatttttggtgAAACACGTCTTGTAAATCTTTAATTACTCCACGCTCTGCAATGAATCCTCAGTATCGCAGCCAGGTGACCAAAatagacaaggaggaggaggaggaggaggaggaggaggaggaggaggaggacgggaaaaaaaacatctctgatGCAGGAACCTCAGCAGCAGAATCGCAGACACTCCCCAGTTGGACTCACCCTCTTCAAAGTTTGCATCCAGAAGTTTTGGTCGAATATTAACTAATGATTGAATAATACAAAGTGCTTTTGGAGTCATGCTCCTTCACCAGATTAACAGTCACCTCTATTCCTGTGATGAGCATTATTTGAAAACTGtagtcatttaaaaatgtcttttaaatcaTCATTCATGTTGCATGATAAAAattgacatttgttttctttacagGTATTTTCATGGACAAACCATCAGATGGAGTGACCAACATCACCTGGGAAAGGGTAAGTCTATTTCCGCTTAATGCCATTTATGGATAACATTTTCTTTCTCGAGACATCCAATGTAAAAAACATAACATGGCAGAAATATGCACATCATCCACTCAAGTAAAAGGAGCAAAATATGtaaagcaataaaaataaaagtactcaaaTGGCCCCAAGCCCCTTTGAGTGTCATgctattatttattattggGTTATTAGTCCTTAGACATTCATGTACATGCAACAGGAGGCAATGGAAGAAAATGTggaacagaaatgtttttattaactTATCACTGTCTGCATCAAAATGACACAAGAGTGATCAAACACAACGTCAGCGGCTGACACCTCACTCCGTTCACCCATTTCCTGAACATAACTAACATTTCCTATATACACTCATTCCTTTACGTGATGGTACAAGAGGCTCAAAATTCATATTTACAAATCAGATTTCATATTTAACAAAGATGGATCAAAAAAACCTATCCAAGTCCCCCTCCTCCCAAACAAAATTTTGTCCGGCACACAGACCATGAGcacactctgctgtttgaatcTCTCCAGTGCAGTGTTATAGGATGGGGTTGGCaatgttaaatattttttcttattgtcaacaaatcccatgaaaagacgAAAACCAACACAGCATTGACTGTCAAGTACTGCCTGTGTAGCCAAAGCCTGACATATTCTTCTATGCCGCAGTCCTCCAGTGTGGTCAGTTAGCTTTACTGTTGCACTATGTGACATGTTCTTTCATTACAATGAACACTGGCACTGTGGTTTACTGTGACTCAGTCCCATAAACACTGTTGTAGTGCTGTAAATACTTACTAATgtaccaaatgtgtattaatcagctgaaaatagtcaCCAACAAATCTTCTATTTATGCCTGTTTAAGGAACATTTGCTCAGAACATCactgcccagctgttttaggaaattattgCGCACTGAAAAGGAAATCAAATGAAACTCTTGTAACcagttttttttaagatttacatcttcagtaaaaaataaagtcaGAATGTAGTGACGGAAGAAGCAACCAACTCGTTGTTTTGGTCTTtgttgaaaaaaagaaaaaaaaaacataaattaacatTAGCCTTGTCAAAGTGAGAGAAAGGTTGTGGTTCAGGGATGTTGGCtcagtcctcctccttctctatGTAGGTCTTACAGGCCGAGCGGGCCATCTGTCTGGCCATGTACCTGTCCCTCGCCGAACTCACAGTCTGATCCGTGCTGCGCTTTGCAAACTTGTTCGCTTTCGCCTCCATGTCTGCTTCCTCCTCGCCTTCCTGCctgtcttcatcttcttttcCCTTTCCGTGTTCCTTCTTTTCCGgatctttctcttccctcttcactgccttctccttctctggttccttcctcctctccttctcttcttctcgATATCTGTCCTTCCGCTTGTCTTCATCTGGATTCCTTCTCTTGTCTTTTTCCCCATTcttgtccctctctctttctttggggctcctctccctcttcccatGCCTGTCTTCCCTCTCTGTATCTGCCTTGCTTCTGCTTCGGTCatcttctctgcctctgtccctGTCTTTCCTTCTATCCCTATCGTCTCTTCTTCCTCCGTGTCTGTCATCCCTTTCCCTTCCCCTGTTTCGCTCTCGCTCTCGGTCTCtatctctgtccctccctctgtctctgtcttgaTCTCTGTGGCTTTTCTtatgtctgtctctttccttttctttctccttctccttctcctctccgcTCCCTGATGAAGGTGACCTCTGTCTGTATTGCCGTTTTGAGTGCGCAGAGCCTGTCCCAGACTTGCTAAACCCAGACTTCTGCTCTTGCCCCTCCTCAATGTCACTGCATGAACTTGGGATATTATCATGGGACGTAGATGAGGGAACAGGTGAAGTCCTCTCCTCTTTTACAACCTTTAAGAGTTGAGTTCTGTGGGGACACAATTACATGCTCAGAATAGTTGCTAAAGACATGTACTGTCTGTGCGTTTTGTGTTGATCGATGAGAAAGTAATAAGACCGATGACTGACTTGTTTGCAGAGCGATCTGGTATCGCCTCCTCTCCTACAGTCTGATTCAGCAGGTGCCGATAGAAGCCACTCAggtctttttgtttcttcacGTCCAAAGCAGCTACATGAAACAAGAATAATTCAAATAAATCACTTACATTCATGATTATGCTCAAACTTTTGCAAGACACTGTATCTCTGCAAAACATAATGTCAAAACTGTTATTTCTTTATAATCTGCTGAGAATTTTAGttaatttttgaatgttttgaaCTAAAATTCTTGCTGTTGCACCTTTATATTTCTTAAAGTCAAACGCGTTGCGTGCCTTAAGGAAGGACATACTTCTCCAACCTTAATTGACACAATAGCATTTACTGAGGGAGCTGGTCACGTTAAGTTCCCATGAACTTTCTCTGCTGTCAATAAAATATCTGAAAGAACATTCtcattttttaattgttgttATGATATCAAGTCTGCTTAAGGATGATAAAAAGTTACTTTGACACATTTATATGTTGTTGGATACATCTTGAGTATCAAAGTCAAACCATATCCATTACAACAAAATGGTTGTAATAGTTGCAAAGTATTGGTCGAACCTTCCATCgctgcctctctcttctctctctcctgctc
This region of Chaetodon trifascialis isolate fChaTrf1 chromosome 16, fChaTrf1.hap1, whole genome shotgun sequence genomic DNA includes:
- the nsrp1 gene encoding nuclear speckle splicing regulatory protein 1 isoform X2, which produces MMKQTRLEMQKALEQDSTVYDYDAVYDDIQNERLESNKKVLHGADKRPKYIHQLMRAVEDRKKEQERREERKIQKEREAEGEQFADKEAYVTSAYKQKLLEQKEEQEREKREAAMEAALDVKKQKDLSGFYRHLLNQTVGEEAIPDRSANKTQLLKVVKEERTSPVPSSTSHDNIPSSCSDIEEGQEQKSGFSKSGTGSAHSKRQYRQRSPSSGSGEEKEKEKEKERDRHKKSHRDQDRDRGRDRDRDRERERNRGRERDDRHGGRRDDRDRRKDRDRGREDDRSRSKADTEREDRHGKRERSPKERERDKNGEKDKRRNPDEDKRKDRYREEEKERRKEPEKEKAVKREEKDPEKKEHGKGKEDEDRQEGEEEADMEAKANKFAKRSTDQTVSSARDRYMARQMARSACKTYIEKEED
- the nsrp1 gene encoding nuclear speckle splicing regulatory protein 1 isoform X1; amino-acid sequence: MAVPTKQYGLILPQKKAASKTAILQKPSVFGDDSDDETSVGESLQREAVKKKMMKQTRLEMQKALEQDSTVYDYDAVYDDIQNERLESNKKVLHGADKRPKYIHQLMRAVEDRKKEQERREERKIQKEREAEGEQFADKEAYVTSAYKQKLLEQKEEQEREKREAAMEAALDVKKQKDLSGFYRHLLNQTVGEEAIPDRSANKTQLLKVVKEERTSPVPSSTSHDNIPSSCSDIEEGQEQKSGFSKSGTGSAHSKRQYRQRSPSSGSGEEKEKEKEKERDRHKKSHRDQDRDRGRDRDRDRERERNRGRERDDRHGGRRDDRDRRKDRDRGREDDRSRSKADTEREDRHGKRERSPKERERDKNGEKDKRRNPDEDKRKDRYREEEKERRKEPEKEKAVKREEKDPEKKEHGKGKEDEDRQEGEEEADMEAKANKFAKRSTDQTVSSARDRYMARQMARSACKTYIEKEED